From the genome of Pseudomonas sihuiensis:
CTGGTCGAACCTGGACAAGGACCTGCTCAAGGCCCTGGAACCGAGCGATCCGGGCAACCAGTACTCGATCCCCTACATGTGGGGCACCATTGGCATCGGCTACAACGTCGAGAAGGTCAAGGCCGTGCTCGGCGAAGACGCGCCGGTCGACTCCTGGGATCTGGTGTTCAAGCCCGAGAACATGGAAAAGCTGAAGGCCTGCGGCGTTTCCTTCCTCGATTCCCCAACCGAAATTCTCCCGGCCGCTCTGCACTACCTGGGCTACGCCCCGGACAGCAGCAAGGCTGACGAGCTGAAGAAGGCCGAGGAACTGTTCCTCTCCATCCGTCCTTCGGTGGCTTACTTCCACAGCTCCAAGTACATCTCCGACCTGGCCAACGGCAACATCTGCGTCGCCATCGGCTACTCGGGCGATATCTACCAGAGCAAGGCACGCGCCGAAGAAGCGAAGAACGGCGTGGAAGTCGGCTACAACATTCCGAAGGAAGGCGCGGGCTCCTTCTTCGACATGCTGGCGGTGCCGGCCGACGCCAAGAACGTCGAAGCTGCACACGTGTTCCTCAATTATCTGATGGAGCCGGCGGTGATGGCCAACATCACCAACTACGTGCAGTTCCCCAACGGCAACGCCGCAGCCACGCCGCTGGTCGATGAGGCGCTGCGCACCGATCCGGGCGTTTATCCGACTCCGGAAGTGCTGCAGAAGATCTACACCTTCCCGGACCTGGCGCCGGCGGTGCAGCGCAACATGACCCGCAGCTGGACCAAGATCAAGTCCGGTCGCTAAGCAACGAAGCAACGCCGCCTGGCGGGTTCGCCCGCCAGGCACCCAAATCGCGAGAAGAGGAAACGTTATGCGTCGTTCTACCCTGCTGGCCGGCCTGATCGCCGTTGCCATTGGTGTGTCTGTTGCCCAGGCCGCCGACCGTGTGGTCAAGGTCTACAACTGGTCCGACTATATTGCGCCGGACACCATCGCCGAGTTCGAGAAGGAAACCGGCATCAAGGTGGTGTATGACGTTTTCGATTCCAACGAAACCCTCGATGGCAAGCTGGCCACCGGCCAGAGCGGCTATGACGTGGTGGTGCCTACCAACCACTATCTGGCCAAGCAGGTGCGCGCCGGCACCTACCTGAAGCTGGATAAATCCAAGCTGCCCAATCTGGTCAATCTCGACCCGACCATCATGGAAAACCTGGCCGCGGGCGACCCCGGCAACGAATATTCGGTGCCCTACCTATGGGGCACCAACGGTATCGGCCTGAATGCCACCAAGGCCCGTGCCGTGCTCGGTGATGACGTCCCGTTGGATTCCTGGGCGCTGCTGTTCGACCCGCAATACGCCGAGAAACTCGCTTCCTGCGGTATCGCATTGCTCGACTCGGGCGACGAAGTGCTGCCGCAAACGGTCAACTACCTGGGCCTGTCGCCGCATACCACCAAGCGCGAAGACTACGAGAAGGCCTATGAGCAGCTGATGAAGGTGCGCCCTTACATCACCTATTTCCATAGCTCCAAATTCATCTCTGACCTGGCCAACGGCGAGATCTGTGCTGCCTTCGGTTATTCCGGCGATGTGCTGCAGGCCGCCGACCGCGCCGAAGAGGCCGGCCGCAGCGACGAGATCATCTACATCATTCCCAAGGAAGGCACCGCCATGTGGGCGGACCTGCTGGCGATTCCCAAGGACTCGAAGAACGTCGCCGAAGCCCACGAATTCATCAACTACCTGCTGCGCCCCGATGTGATCGCCAAGATCAGCAATTACGTGGCCTACGCCAACCCCAACCTCAAGGCCACCGAGCTGGTCGACGAGAGCGTGCGCGAGAACCCGGGCGTTTATCCCAGTGAGGAGGTCATGGCCAAACTCTACGTTGCTGAGGAGCGTACGCCCGAGGTGCAACGCTGGCTGACCCGCGACTGGACAAGAATCAAGAGCGGACGCTGATCGGCGGAAGATTTTCCTATAAAGTGCCGCGCCTTTTTCGGGCGGCACACAATAACGAGGATGATACTGTGCGAGTTACCCTGCCCAAGTCTCTGATCGCCCTGGCGGCCTCCGCTGTCTGTGGCGTGGCCCTGGCCCAGCCCAAGGTGCACATCTACAACTGGAGCGATTACATCGGCGAAGAGACGCTGGCCAAGTTCGAGGCGAAAACCGGCATCAAGCCGATCTACGACGTCTTCGACTCCAACGAAACCCTCGAAGGTAAACTGCTCGCTGGCCGCAGTGGCTACGATCTGGTGGTGCCGTCCAACCATTTCCTCGGCAAGCAGATTCGCGCCGGCGCCTTCCAGCCGCTCGACCGCAGCAAGCTGAGCAACTGGGACAACCTCGATCCGGCGCTGCTCAAGCAACTGGAAACCAACGACCCCGGTAACCAGTATGCGGTGCCCTACCTGTGGGGCACCAACGGCATCGGCTACAACGTCGAGAAGGTCAAGGCCGCGCTCGGTGTCGAGGAGATCGATTCCTGGGCCGTGCTGTTCGAAGCCGAGAACATCAAGAAACTCAGCCAGTGCGGCGTCGCCTTCCTCGACTCCGGTGATGAAATGATTCCGGCCATGCTCAATTACCTTGGCCTGGACCCCAACAGCAGCAACCCCGACGACTACGCCAAGGCCGAGGCCAAGCTGCTGGAAGTGCGTCCCTACGTCACCTACTTCCACAGCTCCAAGTACATCGGTGATCTGGCCAACGGCAACATCTGCGTGGCTGCCGGTTTCTCCGGCGACGTGCTGCAGGCTGCCGACCGTGCCGACGAGGCCGGCAAAGGCATCGAAATCGCCTACAGCATTCCCAAGGAAGGCGCCAACCTCTGGTTCGACATGATGGCCATTCCCGCTGATGCGGCGAACGTCGAACAAACGCATGCCTTCATCAACTTCCTCCTCGAGCCTGAGGTGATCGCTGAAGTCAGTGACTACGTCGGTTATGCCAACCCCAATACCAAGGCGGATGAATTCATGGATGAGGAGGTGCGCAACGACCCCTCCGTTTACCCGTCACAAGCGGTGCTGGACAAACTGTACATCTCCGCCGAGCTGCCGGTTCGCGTGCAGCGCCTGATGACTCGCACCTGGACCAAGGTCAAGTCGGGTCAGTAATCGTTCCTGCCCGGCCGCTGGGGTCGGGCACAATCTTCCGGGAGTTTTCCTAAATGGCTGTTGCCTCCAGCGCCTACAAAAAAGCCCTCGAGGGAGATCAGACACCCAAAGAGGTGCTGGTCAAGATCGATCGGGTGACCAAGAAGTTCGACGAGACCGTGGCGGTCGACGACGTCTCGCTGACCATCAACAAGGGCGAGATCTTCGCCCTGCTCGGTGGCTCCGGCTCCGGTAAATCCACGCTGCTGCGCATGCTCGCCGGCTTCGAGCGGCCGACCGAAGGGCGCATCATTCTCGATGGTGTCGACATCACCGACATGCCGCCGTACCAGCGACCGATCAACATGATGTTCCAGTCCTATGCGCTGTTCCCGCACATGACCGTGGCGCAGAACATCGCCTTCGGCCTGCAGCAGGACAAGCTGCCCAAGGCCGAGATCGACGAGCGCGTGGCCGAAATGCTCAAGCTGGTGCATATGACCCAGTATGCCAAGCGCAAGCCGCACCAGCTCTCCGGCGGCCAGCGTCAGCGCGTGGCTCTGGCACGCTCACTGGCCAAGCGTCCGAAACTGCTGCTGCTCGACGAGCCGATGGGCGCGCTGGACAAGAAACTGCGTTCGCAGATGCAGCTGGAGCTGGTGGAAATCATCGAGCGCGTCGGCGTGACCTGCGTAATGGTGACCCACGACCAGGAAGAGGCCATGACCATGGCCCAGCGCATCGCCATCATGCACCTGGGCTGGATCGCCCAGACCGGTAGCCCGATCGATATCTACGAGACGCCGACCAGCCGCCTGGTGTGCGAATTCATTGGCAGCGTCAACCTGTTCGACGGGCAGATCGTCAGCGACGAGGCCGACCACGCGATCATCGATTGTCCGCACCTGGACAAGCCGATCTACATTGGCCACGGCGTCAGCACCCGTGCCGAGAACAAGTCCGTCAGCTACGCCCTGCGCCCAGAAAAACTGCTGATGGCCACCGCCTTGCCGGCCGACCACGAGCACCCCGAGTACAACTGGAGCCGTGGCCACGTGCACGACATCGCCTACCTCGGTGGTCACTCGGTGTACCACGTCAAGCTCACTTCCGGGCAGATCGTGCAGTGCTTCATCGCCAACGCCGAGCGCCGCGGCAAGCGCCCGACCTGGGACGATCCGGTGGTGGTGTACTGGGAAGACGACAGCGGCGTGGTACTGCAATCATGAAACCGAGCAAACTGGCGCGCTATCTGCCCACTGGGCGGCATGCCGTTATCGGCATACCCTTCCTCTGGCTGTTCATGTTCTTCCTGCTGCCCTTCATCATCGTGCTGAAGATCAGCTTCGCCGAAGCCGACGTGGCGATTCCGCCCTATACGGAAATCTACCAGTGGGCGGACAACAAGCTGACCCTGCTGCTGAATTTCGGTAACTACATCTTCCTCAGCGAAGATGCCCTGTACCTGTCGGCCTACCTGGGTTCGCTGCAGATCGCCTTCTTCAGCACCTTGCTCTGCCTGGTGATCGGCTACCCGATGGCCTATGCCATCGCGCGGGCGCCGAAAGAGCACCAGACGGTACTGCTGCTGCTGATCATGATGCCGACCTGGACTGCGATCCTGATCCGCGTCTATGCCTGGATGGGCATTCTCGGCAACAACGGCCTGCTCAACAGCCTGCTGATGGGTATTGGTCTGATCGATACGCCGCTGCAGATCCTCAACACCAACACCGCGGTCTATATTGGCATCGTCTATTCGTACCTGCCGTTCATGATCCTGCCGCTCTACGCCAACCTGGTGAAGCACGACCTCAGCCTGCTGGAGGCCGCCTCTGACCTGGGTTCGAGCAACTTCAACAACTTCTGGAAGATCACCGTGCCGCTGTCGAAGAACGGCATCATCGCCGGCTCGATGCTGGTGTTCATTCCGGTGGTTGGTGAATTCGTCATCCCCGAACTGCTCGGCGGCCCGGAGACCCTGATGATCGGCAAGGTGCTGTGGCAGGAGTTCTTCAACAACCGCGACTGGCCGGTGGCTTCCGCCCTGGCGGTGGTGATGCTGGCGATCCTGATCGTGCCCATCATCCTGTTCAACCGTAACCAAGCTAAAGAGCTGGAGGGCCGGCCATGACTGATCTAATCGCAATGAGCCCGTCATCCTGTTCAACCGGCTTTTTAACCAGACGCGTGGCTAAAGAGCTGGAGGGCCGGCCATGACTGATCTAATCGCAATGAGCCCGTCATCCTGTTCAACCGGCTTTTTAACCAGACGCGTGGCTAAAGAACTGGAGGGCCGCCCATGAAGCGTTTCAGTTTCTCCAGCATCATGCTCTGGGCTGGCCTGATCTTCATCTACCTGCCCATGGTCATCCTGGTCATCTACTCGTTCAACGCCTCGCGGCTGGTAACGGTGTGGGGCGGCTGGTCGGTGAAGTGGTACGTCGGTTTGCTCGACAACACCCAGCTGATGAACTCGGTGATGCGCTCGCTGGAAATTGCCTGCTACACCGCCATCGCGGCGGTGGCGCTGGGCACCCTGGCGGCCTTCGTGCTGACCCGCATCACCCACTTCAAGGGACGCACGCTGTTCGGTGGTCTGGTTACCGCGCCGCTGGTGATGCCGGAAGTGATCACCGGTCTGTCGCTGCTGCTGCTGTTCGTGCTGATGGCACAACTGATCGGTTGGCCGATGCAGCGCGGCATGACCACCATCTGGATCGCCCACACCACCTTCTGCTCGGCCTATGTGGCGGTGGTGGTGTCATCGCGTCTGCGTGAGCTGGACATGTCCATCGAAGAGGCGGCCATGGATCTGGGAGCGCGGCCGTGGAAGGTGTTCTTCCTGATCACCGTGCCGATGATCGCACCGTCGCTGGCAGCGGGCGCGATGATGTCCTTCGCCCTGTCGCTGGACGACCTGGTGCTGGCCAGCTTCGTCTCCGGTCCGGGTTCGACCACCCTGCCGATGGAGATCTTCTCCGCCGTGCGCCTGGGGGTTAAGCCGGAGATCAACGCGGTGGCCAGCCTGATCCTGCTGGCGGTGTCGTTCGCCACCTTCCTGGCCTGGTTCTTCGCCCATCGCGCTGAGGAAAAACGCAAGAAGGCCTTGCAGCAGGCCATGGACGAGACCACCAGTCCGTCCTGGCAGCAGGTCGTCGACAGCCGTCGCAGCACCAGCAGCAACTGAGCTTCTGGCTGAAAGCAAAAACGGGCCCCGCAAGTAATGCTGATCAGATAAGTTCGTCACCACCCCCTCCTACTTGCAGTAGAGGGGGCGCTTTTTGTAGGAGCCAGCTTGCTGGCGATGCTTTTTATGGCGGATCGCCGGCAAGCCGGCTCCTGCAAAGATCGAGTGCAACGGCTTAACTGACTGGCATTAGCCCTGCGGGGCCCGTTTTTCATGGTGTCACTGATCGGGGCGTTGTGCAGCGATCTGTAGGAGCGGCTTCAGCCGCGATTGTTGTGCCTGCCCAGCCGCTATTTCACCAACGCCTTCCAGGCCTTGAGGCTGCTCACGATCTGCGTCTGAGTCGCACGCAGTTGGCGCTGCTCGTCGTCCAGCTCCTGCTGAGCCAGTTCGTACAGCTTGTTCAGCTCGCCATACAGGCGGTCGACCTCGGGCACTTCCAGCACCCCACGGGCCAGGCGCAGCCAGACCAGCAGGCGCTCCAGGCGTGGCATCTGCTCGGCCAGGTCTTCCGGTTGCTGCTGGTAGCGGCGCAGTTGCAGGGCCGTGCCTTCTTCGTTCAGCAGGGTCGGCAGCCAGTTGCCCAGGGCTGCGTTACCCTGGCGATTGCCGCGATTGTTGCGCTCTGCCGTCCAGCTGCGTTGCAGCAGCCAATACGACATCTTCAGCGACAGCAGGCCCCAGCGGCAGCCATCCAGTTCGGCGGCGAACAGCGCGGGAGCGTTACGGCGCATGCTGTCGTCGTGCTGCCCGGCCGCCAGGCGCGGACGCCAATCGTCGAGCAGGGCGTCAAGTGCTTCGCGCAGCTCCCGCGAGCTGGCTCGCGGCGCTGCCTGACCGAGGCTGGCGAGCAGGGCGCGCAGGTCGATCAATTGCTCCAGCCATTGCTGCAACAGGCTCCAATGACCATTCCAGCGATACTGCTCGGCCAGGCGCTGGCTGGCGCCGAGCAGGTGCCAGGCGAGTGCGGCGAAAGCGTCGTCCAGGCTCATCTCGCCCTGCAGCTCGGGTGCTGGCAGGCTGAGGTTGTAGCTGCCAGCATCGAACAGACGATAGCCGCGTTCGGCCTTGCTGATGTCGCAGGGCATCAGCGGCAGTTCGGCAGCCAGTTCGCAGGCCAGCTCCAGCAGCGCGGCGGGTTCGCCCTGGCGCAGTTCCAGCTCCAGTTCGCAGATCTCTTCTTCACCTTCGCCGGCGATTACCTTGCCCAGGTCCAGCGCGGCTTCGATGACCACCTTGGCCTTGCCGCGACCCCAGGCGATCTCGGCCTTCTCGCGGACGAAATCAGTGGTGAACAGCGGTTGCAGGGTTTTCTTGTCCAGCTCGGCCAGGCTGGCCGGCCAGCAACTGTCGTCGAGCTTTTTCAGGTCGAGCTTGGCCTTGCTCAGGTACCAGTCCCACTCGTTGCGCTCGGACAGGCCGGCAATGCTCTGGCCGCGACTTTTCAGCGTCTGAATGAACTGCTCGCCGTCGCGGCGCAGGCGCAGCGCGACCTTGGCATGGGCCAGGTCGCGGTTCGGGGTGTCGTAGTACTGATTGAACAGCTCGCCGCGTTGCCAGCCGCTCTTGTTGCGTTTCTTCAGCAGCGGGTGCTCGCGCAGGGCGGCCAGGGTGGCGCGACTGGCACGCAGTTTGATTTCGGTTTCTTTGACCATGATGGGGAGCTATGTAGCCTTTTATGAAAATGTGACAGACCGATGACGCGCGCTGGCGAATGACGAAGCCGATCCCTATACTTGCGACCTTCTCAAAACGGGGGCTTACCCTATGCCTATCAATCCCTTTGTCAGCCTGTTCGGCCGTTCACCCATCGGCCCCATGCAACAGCATATCGCCAAGGCCCATGAGTGCGCGGCGAACCTGGTGCCTTTCTTCGAGGCCGTAATGGTCGAAGACTGGGCCAAGGTAGAACAGGTACAACAGGAGATGTCCCGCCTGGAGCACGAGGCCGACAAGCTGAAGAAAAGCGTGCGCCTGCACTTGCCCAAGAGCCTGTTTTTGCCGGTGCCGCGTTCGGACCTGCTCGAGCTGCTCAGTGTACAGGACAAAGTCGCCAACCGCGCCAAGGACATCGCTGGCCTGATGCTCGGCCGGCAGATGGCTATTCCACAGCCGTTGCAGCCGCTGATGCGCACCTATGTGCAGCGCAGCGTGGATGCCAGCGCTCAGGCGCTGAAGGCAATGAACGAATTGGACGAGCTGCTCGAGACCGGTTTCGCCGGCCGTGAAGCTGTACTTGTGGAAACCCTGATCGAGGAGCTCGGTTCGATCGAAAACGATACCGACCGCCTGCAGATCGAGGTGCGCCGCAACCTGTTCAAGCTGGAGCAGGACCTTCCCCCGGTCGATGTGATGTTCCTCTATCAGATCATCGACTGGATCGGCGACGTCGCCGACCGAGCCCAACGAGTGGGCAACCGACTGGAACAACTGCTGGCGCGCTAAGCGCCAGTGTCCTTTCTGGGATCTACGGAAACTAACTTTATGTCTCTAATTGCGGACTACGGGCTGATTCTGCTCGTGCTTGCCTGCCTTTTCGGTTTTTTCATGGCCTGGGGTGTTGGGGCCAACGATGTAGCCAATGCTATGGGTACATCCGTTGGCTCGCGTGCACTTACTATCAAGCAGGCGATCATCATCGCCATGGTCTTCGAGTTTGCCGGTGCCTACCTGGCTGGCGGCGAGGTGACCGAAACCATCAAGAACGGCATCGTCGATGCCAACATGATCAGCCCCAACCTGATGGTGCTGGGCATGATGTCGGCTTTGCTGGCGGCAGGCACCTGGCTGCTGGTGGCTTCGACGCGCGGCTGGCCGGTTTCGACCACGCACACCATCGTTGGCGCAGTCATCGGCTTTGCCGCTGTGGGCGTATCAATGGATGCCGTGCACTGGAGCGGCGTCGGCCCCATCGTCGCCAGTTGGGTGGTCACGCCGATGCTGGCCGGGATCATC
Proteins encoded in this window:
- a CDS encoding ABC transporter permease subunit, translating into MPTGRHAVIGIPFLWLFMFFLLPFIIVLKISFAEADVAIPPYTEIYQWADNKLTLLLNFGNYIFLSEDALYLSAYLGSLQIAFFSTLLCLVIGYPMAYAIARAPKEHQTVLLLLIMMPTWTAILIRVYAWMGILGNNGLLNSLLMGIGLIDTPLQILNTNTAVYIGIVYSYLPFMILPLYANLVKHDLSLLEAASDLGSSNFNNFWKITVPLSKNGIIAGSMLVFIPVVGEFVIPELLGGPETLMIGKVLWQEFFNNRDWPVASALAVVMLAILIVPIILFNRNQAKELEGRP
- a CDS encoding CYTH domain-containing protein yields the protein MVKETEIKLRASRATLAALREHPLLKKRNKSGWQRGELFNQYYDTPNRDLAHAKVALRLRRDGEQFIQTLKSRGQSIAGLSERNEWDWYLSKAKLDLKKLDDSCWPASLAELDKKTLQPLFTTDFVREKAEIAWGRGKAKVVIEAALDLGKVIAGEGEEEICELELELRQGEPAALLELACELAAELPLMPCDISKAERGYRLFDAGSYNLSLPAPELQGEMSLDDAFAALAWHLLGASQRLAEQYRWNGHWSLLQQWLEQLIDLRALLASLGQAAPRASSRELREALDALLDDWRPRLAAGQHDDSMRRNAPALFAAELDGCRWGLLSLKMSYWLLQRSWTAERNNRGNRQGNAALGNWLPTLLNEEGTALQLRRYQQQPEDLAEQMPRLERLLVWLRLARGVLEVPEVDRLYGELNKLYELAQQELDDEQRQLRATQTQIVSSLKAWKALVK
- a CDS encoding polyamine ABC transporter substrate-binding protein; protein product: MRVTLPKSLIALAASAVCGVALAQPKVHIYNWSDYIGEETLAKFEAKTGIKPIYDVFDSNETLEGKLLAGRSGYDLVVPSNHFLGKQIRAGAFQPLDRSKLSNWDNLDPALLKQLETNDPGNQYAVPYLWGTNGIGYNVEKVKAALGVEEIDSWAVLFEAENIKKLSQCGVAFLDSGDEMIPAMLNYLGLDPNSSNPDDYAKAEAKLLEVRPYVTYFHSSKYIGDLANGNICVAAGFSGDVLQAADRADEAGKGIEIAYSIPKEGANLWFDMMAIPADAANVEQTHAFINFLLEPEVIAEVSDYVGYANPNTKADEFMDEEVRNDPSVYPSQAVLDKLYISAELPVRVQRLMTRTWTKVKSGQ
- a CDS encoding polyamine ABC transporter substrate-binding protein, with amino-acid sequence MRRSTLLAGLIAVAIGVSVAQAADRVVKVYNWSDYIAPDTIAEFEKETGIKVVYDVFDSNETLDGKLATGQSGYDVVVPTNHYLAKQVRAGTYLKLDKSKLPNLVNLDPTIMENLAAGDPGNEYSVPYLWGTNGIGLNATKARAVLGDDVPLDSWALLFDPQYAEKLASCGIALLDSGDEVLPQTVNYLGLSPHTTKREDYEKAYEQLMKVRPYITYFHSSKFISDLANGEICAAFGYSGDVLQAADRAEEAGRSDEIIYIIPKEGTAMWADLLAIPKDSKNVAEAHEFINYLLRPDVIAKISNYVAYANPNLKATELVDESVRENPGVYPSEEVMAKLYVAEERTPEVQRWLTRDWTRIKSGR
- a CDS encoding TIGR00153 family protein — translated: MPINPFVSLFGRSPIGPMQQHIAKAHECAANLVPFFEAVMVEDWAKVEQVQQEMSRLEHEADKLKKSVRLHLPKSLFLPVPRSDLLELLSVQDKVANRAKDIAGLMLGRQMAIPQPLQPLMRTYVQRSVDASAQALKAMNELDELLETGFAGREAVLVETLIEELGSIENDTDRLQIEVRRNLFKLEQDLPPVDVMFLYQIIDWIGDVADRAQRVGNRLEQLLAR
- the potA gene encoding polyamine ABC transporter ATP-binding protein; this translates as MAVASSAYKKALEGDQTPKEVLVKIDRVTKKFDETVAVDDVSLTINKGEIFALLGGSGSGKSTLLRMLAGFERPTEGRIILDGVDITDMPPYQRPINMMFQSYALFPHMTVAQNIAFGLQQDKLPKAEIDERVAEMLKLVHMTQYAKRKPHQLSGGQRQRVALARSLAKRPKLLLLDEPMGALDKKLRSQMQLELVEIIERVGVTCVMVTHDQEEAMTMAQRIAIMHLGWIAQTGSPIDIYETPTSRLVCEFIGSVNLFDGQIVSDEADHAIIDCPHLDKPIYIGHGVSTRAENKSVSYALRPEKLLMATALPADHEHPEYNWSRGHVHDIAYLGGHSVYHVKLTSGQIVQCFIANAERRGKRPTWDDPVVVYWEDDSGVVLQS
- a CDS encoding ABC transporter permease subunit, with the translated sequence MKRFSFSSIMLWAGLIFIYLPMVILVIYSFNASRLVTVWGGWSVKWYVGLLDNTQLMNSVMRSLEIACYTAIAAVALGTLAAFVLTRITHFKGRTLFGGLVTAPLVMPEVITGLSLLLLFVLMAQLIGWPMQRGMTTIWIAHTTFCSAYVAVVVSSRLRELDMSIEEAAMDLGARPWKVFFLITVPMIAPSLAAGAMMSFALSLDDLVLASFVSGPGSTTLPMEIFSAVRLGVKPEINAVASLILLAVSFATFLAWFFAHRAEEKRKKALQQAMDETTSPSWQQVVDSRRSTSSN
- a CDS encoding extracellular solute-binding protein — its product is MKTFGKTLLALSLTAAVAGAAQADSKVLHVYNWSDYIAEDTLANFEKETGIKVVYDVFDSNEVLEAKLLAGSSGYDVVVPSNPFLAKQIKAGVFQKLDKSKLPNWSNLDKDLLKALEPSDPGNQYSIPYMWGTIGIGYNVEKVKAVLGEDAPVDSWDLVFKPENMEKLKACGVSFLDSPTEILPAALHYLGYAPDSSKADELKKAEELFLSIRPSVAYFHSSKYISDLANGNICVAIGYSGDIYQSKARAEEAKNGVEVGYNIPKEGAGSFFDMLAVPADAKNVEAAHVFLNYLMEPAVMANITNYVQFPNGNAAATPLVDEALRTDPGVYPTPEVLQKIYTFPDLAPAVQRNMTRSWTKIKSGR